aacaaaaataattaacgatagCAAGTAACTTTCTGCtaccttttttatcattttactaCTTTTAACACAATTAATATTCCTTACTGCagttttgtaaaatattagtaaaaaagtAGAAGGTAATAAATCCAgttgatcaatttttttcattaaatttatactaataaacacttttctatttaatattaattacttgGCAATactgaattatttttcttcataatcaTTTCTACTTATTCTAAATAAATCTAATCGTAAGTATACTAAACGATTACCAAAAGCATTAAAAGCTATGGTTTCTCGTCAGTCAGCGCTATTGTATTTCGAGTCATcgctttaattaattaattaattaatttctttattgtaTCGAAATGGGCCAATGAGAAAGCGATTATTCAGTCTCCTCAGAGTATACATTATGGAAGGCCATGTGAGCTGTATTTtcatatagagaaaaaatattttcaaacacTGCTCGGTCTTATCCCTATGGACACACTTAATATTTCGCTATCGCTTTCTCTTAAATtagtatagataaatataatagtgaTTTAACATAAGTAACATAAGATCTTGTGATTATTGCATTCATAGAACGGTGtcattttaatttgtatttttaatttatacttttactttttcgaaACTTTAGTAAATATTTCCTTCGATTAATCtgcactctttttttttttaataaatatgatgaTATGTCGCGTTATTGTAGAGTATACGAAATACATGATgatttctttgaaattgtGCGTCAATCGACGAGTGTCAATTGAATAAAGGATATATTGACGTTTTATGTCAAATGTATGCATTTTTGAAAATTGCAATCATTGTCATCTTTGTTATGCAAAGAGGCtctgattttaatttaatttcatatcttttgttaattttatgaaTGTCTCATTATAAGTAcacgattaattataaaaacaattcgaaaataaattcctttcattttataattgttcATTCGTCGATCGTATTATAACAATGGAAATTCGATAAAGAGaacttgaaaaaaatttattaattttaaataacaaattgcAAGAATGTGCTGAAGAatatcttccatttttttttttttattttactcgtGTGTGTTTTTAGGCAGGTAAAACTTTCTAACTACAATCACATTTGTTCATCATGCAAGTAATAGCAGTCTTTtcttcatataaaaataaaaattcgaattagaaaataacggataaaatgaacatttttaaataaaactttaacataaagtataatataatatataaaactctcaattaataacataaacTTGATTAATCAAGAAGGTAAACAAAAATCATAAGATCAATCGTTAACAAATGTGTGgatgaaaattcaaaaaaaataaaaataataagaaaacaacaacaaaacaaaataaaagtatatagaaaattcatacttatatacatttctATCTACGCGTGTGTGCATACGCGCAAACATGATTTGTTAAAGGAACCATGGTATTTCTGTCTCAGTAAATTCTTGCAAATTGAAAGAAGTCTTTTCCAGCACCGTGtttttgaaaatgaatagTCTTGGATTCTCGGGTACTTTTTCATTCGCGATAAAGGATTATATAGTTAAAGAGAAGTGTCTACGAGAAATCTGTCGTACAATATGCCCAAATCAAAGTGAGCTCGCACGCAACAGTTTCGcaaactctctttttctttttccaatattcttgataaaatagaaaatttttcaagtatGGTTAATTTAcgctaataaattaataaaccaTATGATGCGGATAGGGAGGATAACCACGCTGTTGGATGCCCATTTGTAAtggaacgatattaacgtacGGATCGTAACTCTGAAATGAATAAGTTAATAATTAGGAAATAATTTTGACAAATTGTCTTTTTAAGTCTCTTCACATTATAAGTACTGTTTTATTTTCACCTTTGTCTACGTTAtagagtttaaaaaaaaaaaaaaaaagaaaaaaaaagaaaaaagaaaaaagaaaaaaaggaaaaaaaaatgaagtaaaagtatctaatcttatgaaatatttgtaatattatcgcGTTTTACCGGTGCTCGTTTTTTCGCAACCATATATTTCCTCTCCGTGGGATAATATGAGTCTTGAGAATAAAGAGTGCCATACTGATTGACATAAGGATGCGCACCACCATTATCTAATTGTTGCCCGTATTGATTTTCATATTGGTCGTAATAACCTGATGGGTGAGTATGCACGATACCGATATCAGAAGGTGAGAGGGTATCTGTACCATATCGATAAGAAGAATATGCAGGAACATTCATCCAAGCGAGAgctgttaaaaattatttattaataataaagttattcaAATTTCTATCCAACGAACTAAAAATTTGTATAGGATTGTTACCATTTCTgggatcttcttcttccaacGGATCAGCGTCTTCTTCGTTATCATATTCCTCGTTCGTATATCTGTAAAAATTCGTAACgatttataaattgaataatagcaaagtattaatttacatCAAAGCAAATTCAAAGTTATCGACCGAAGTACGCGTGTATAAGTACGTAATGGATCGTAACCTGTTGCGGTGTCCATTCTCCCACATTGATAAAAGAGTCCATGCAGGTTCAGGATGAATTTCCACATCGCGTTTATAACGTGGTTCCGCATAGATAGGAATGCTAAAAGGATTGTATAACAGAACTCATAAATTCGAATCGTtcagatatttttaaattacaagATTACTTTCGTCCTTGAAAATCGcattaaaacgaaaacaaacggaaaggaatcttttttttttgcaagtattacttttttctttttttaaatcttaatcgctcgataatttattatttgttcataAAATCTATATCGCTATTAAATGTTGTACCGCACCACAGCACATGTCTCATAATGCTAATACTTCTTCCGGTTGCTTCGTGCTTTGACAAAATGAGTGGAAAGATTatctaaacgaaaaaaaatatctttacatTCATTGGTTTTTTATCGATTCATCGGATTTAAATACTCGATACATTTATTTccaattatcgtttatttttaactaATGATGACCTTTACTGATTTATCCAATAATTTTCACTAAAAAAGATTCACaagattttctatctcttgttCGTAACAAAGAAGTTTTCACAATGCAACGAGGAAGGAAATACTTTTAAAGAGTTGAGTGTTGATGTCAGCTGATTGTCCGACTATATAGCAAATGGCAGTAATACCGTGACCTAGTTTTCCTGGCTGGTTCCATTCAGCTTTTCGTACGGTCACACTACTCTAGAAAACACCCTCTTTCCCCCCTTACCGTTCAACCCCACTACTAGCTCCAGCCTCTTTTGCGTCACTAGTATCGAACGATCCATAGTCTGCAGCAAACTTTATCTACGTACTTGTGAGAGAGTGTGCGCGTTTACGTTTATGTACGTAATACGTAGATGGAGGAGAATGAAGAGGGGAAGCTTTTAAGAGGGTTCTAGCAAACTATATAGGGTGACTTGAGTAATTTTCTCTGAACGAAAACGCTCCTATTTCTTCCCTCgatcaaaatattatcgttagacaaaccatattattattaatcatattactAACATTGAGTATTCACTCTATGACCTATGACATTCAATCGGCATTTGTTCAAACAAAATATTCATCGTGTATagcttttgaaaataaaaatagaacgcTTACGTAGAAAATGTAAAacaggtatatacatatacacagaaATATTCccttaaataaatatgaatctAAGTAAATGCGACTCTGCGTactgtaaatgaaaaaagaattgctTTCATAAGATCAGTTTCGAAAGATACTTGGATACTAAGAATAGGTTACTGATCAGTACGATGACGACACATCTTTGAGTTGTTCAATACGACTCGGTCGTCAAGCCGACCGCCGTTCCTGCCGAGGGCAACGCCCTCCCGTCAGCCCTCTCGTCGACCCTCTCGTCGACCCTCTCGTCGACCCTCTCGTCCCCATTGAGAAAAAGCGccgaagaaaaagggagatagCTTTGGGAAAGGAATGAACGGGTGGTGAAAGGTAGTTCAGGGTATGTTCTGCTCGATTTAGTTTCCCTGGGATTTCCATTCCACAGGTGCGACGtcatcaaaagaaaaataattcgaactTATGGTAATGccaatgatatcgataatgacaatgacttTCTCGCTCaccttctttttgtttgaatCGGAGAATGTTGCGTTTGATAAGCTGTGTGATATCCCGTACTCGTTGGTGGAATAGTAGTTGTACGAATATTTGGGATTAATTTTTCTGATCGTTTTCGCCGATCGTCGCCTATATAATAACGAGCATAAGGTGCTACGTCCCATACATGCGGCATTTCGTCACCCTCTTCGGTTACGATAACCTTTCCATATCTGcgtagaaatattaaaacagGCTATCAATCGAGATATTTTTTCAGACTAGAATAGATTCCATTAATACTTCAAATCTatctaattcaattattaatctCGAACTTACtcgtaatttttatcgtacgGATTGTATACTTCGCGCTCCAAAGAGTTTCTCGGAGATTTTGGATTAGggaatttgttttcttttgtaagtGATATCTTTAAAGCATCTAATCCTGCCGCGTTTAATGCCCCTGAAAGTACAAAGTTTCATGTACGTTCTCGATACGATTGTCTTAACTACGTTTAACAAAGCTTTACTAatgttctttacttttttctgtGCTTGAAACATACGGATTGCCTCTATTCTCAGGCTGTCGATTTTGTTGATTGCCGAACATCAACGTTTCCTGAGCTCGTTTCGCTAAAGATATAAGTttacaagaataattattatttcctaaAGAGAAtgtatatgataatttttgatCGATTCGATAGAGTGATCAATTTTCTCACGTTTTGTTCTCGTTATTTGTTCCGTTTTCTTTGCATCCTCTTTCAAACTCGTAGGCAAGGAAACGCTCAGTACAATTAGGGTACATAGTATCAATAAACACGCCCAACTATTAAGCATCTGCAAGAAATACAttacaattgtttttttatagaaaaatttagagaatattttttataaactagATAAGATTTACGATGCTTCACGTTAAATATAAGCAATTAAAGGCATCAGGTCATcatggaagagaaaaagagagaagagtttAAATGTCACGTAACGCGGAATGTCAAGAGTCTATTTTCAGTATACATAGCtgatcaaaaattaatatataggtataccTCGTAGGAAGCTCTATAAGAAAATGTTTGTTCGTGTTTCAgtttttaaacaatataatattctgAGATAGGATAAAATTGTCGATGAGATAACGTTttattatatccttttttttatatataataatacactTCTACGAAACACAGGATAGTAGTTATATTATAGcatactttttaaatatcatagaCACAGTACATTTACTAATTCTAACTGTTTAAGTTAGTAAAGTcctgttttatatataagaaataaataaaaataaataaaaattaaacattcTTGAAAATCGgctattaaaagaatttttttcttcttcaataatATCGGATTACTAATTAAAATCTGGACCTACATTTCCTAATTAATATCTGATCGCAGATAATCTAATCGCATGGAGGGTTTTCCTCAATTAAAGCGGGCCAACAGCTATATAGGAAAGTTGGATATAGTAGACCTAGAAATTGCACACTTGTTGCATGTAGGTATACTGTAGTCGCTTATCGTGCTACACGATGCTCACAGCTGCATCGCTCataattaaagatatatttcaGTGATCATCCATTCATTGATAAATGCCTCTATCTATGACGTATCTTATGACGTTTTTGATTACGTAGAACGTATTAATATCGCATGATTTTCTATCTAAGAAAGCACGCTTATATGCCTGCAGTAAATGTCACGTCAGCTGTAGCTACCGATATTTAtcctaaaatattttcttttcatgtttATAAGGTACGAAAAAAATGGTGCTCATATTTTTGAgccgtatttatttatgtctacataaaaaattacattaaattaaataagaagtTAAGACACGTATGTTAATTATAAGACTAAGCTTACTTAACTTTTTCTCATTCCTATTTTTggcaaatttaataatttggaaaattgataaaatattcaattaataaatatttcattccaaacaaaattataaagatctaatatgtataaaaataaataaaaacgacaagaaataaaagaggaaagaaagaaacagattttcaagtaatgtaaaaataaagacgaaaaaaaaattattaaaaaaacatttattaaattttttaaaaaattattaaaaaaaaataattttacattcattaaatcgtataaatcgagttaaaaagaaaagaaaatttacctTAAAATCCATCGtgatgataaagatagagCGAACAAGTTTGATCCTCTTCGAGGACTTCCTTTCGTCCCTTTGAAATCTGCAGCGCGATTTGTTTGCGTCCTTTTGGCTTTGGCGGGTCTGCCTGGAATGAACGTCGGGGCTCGGCAGGACGACTAGAAAAGCAGTGGCGGGTACGGTCGATCAACTACTCCCACCCTCGACCTCAAGCCCACATCTCCCACCCTCCATCTACCCTTCAAACACATAGCTACTtcagtatatacatacacctGTAGCAAGTACATGTGTGAATCAAAGAATTATTGTATATGTTTCCTCGTGttagtatgtgtgtatgtctgtagatatatctatatcctCATCCCCTTTTGTTTTCGTACTTTTCGCCCACACATTTTCGCTATTTGCGTAGAAGACTTGCAATAACGAACGTGCGCATCCACCTacactttttcatttattgtgATACTGATCTACCCACGCAATGACCCGAGCACATAGCTACCCTCGGGATGTTTCcgcctccttcttcttctctttcttcttttcttcattctccttttttcccttattcttctttttctctcacgtaCGCTtgccctctttttttttaaatctttcaagaataattaaatgaaagaacTTTCATCCTCATTtagcattgaaaatattcatgagcatattttccaatatgtttgatgatttttatattcgtcTGATTGccaaatataaacaaaaatggaCTTTCAATTCATTCTTCGCAACAGGCCAAACGCCCACGTGAAAACGTAATACGGTCTATAGTTTTTCTCTACCATGAATTGCCAGAGGTAACAAGATAAACTGAGAAATccaacaaatatttttctccttcacaaaatgaaaatgttaaacccaaatagaaatatttattaccacggtttaatcgaaaattaatattaaatcattagTAAAGAATGCGTAATTTATCGGTGTATAGATTTTCCCCGTAATTGACCTATTTTCAATGAAGTAATACCACGCTTGCGTAAAATCACGTGCACGAAAATGCATGCAGATATgagcaaaataaaattttagaaTTCTAAAAGACATTTGATGCTTGCGTTTGATAATAGCAAATCGTCAACTGCATCTTCTTCaaagaaaacatatttttttcttttcaataaagagagataaatttcgataaatttttatttaaaagaaatttagcAATTAATTTTCTAGAATTATGAATTATGAATACGGTAACAGAAGAGTgaatgaatagaaaaagaaaaagaattctttaaaaaaaggataattgttatttgttgATATTGCTTGATCTAATCTTGCGTTCACGTCCTGAAGGGTGGTTCCTATTGACGTCAATCGTTGATTTTCTATTCGGCGAATCCCTAGTTGGTGGGAGAATTACGCGTGTACAACGTACAACGATGGTATAAGAGAAGGATGAGAATAGAGAATTGATAAACTAAAGATTCTCTGACAGAAGGATAATTGAAATATGACTAGAACCTATTGGGTATAATAAAACAGGTAGATAAAATTCGTTcatgatatagaaaaaaaatgtggatatatactttttttctaataataaaatcgaaaaacaaatgaaagtCATTATTTGttctatattcatataattaataagtagAATAAATAGATCTCCATTCGAAAAACCATAATAAGTCGTTGGAAGGGGTAACTCCAAAAGAACAGATCAATGTTTCTGTAGCCGTAGTAACGGCCGTTCGTTGATGCGTAAAAGATAAGTTCATTC
This is a stretch of genomic DNA from Vespa crabro chromosome 3, iyVesCrab1.2, whole genome shotgun sequence. It encodes these proteins:
- the LOC124422566 gene encoding prohormone-2-like isoform X1; translation: MDFKMLNSWACLLILCTLIVLSVSLPTSLKEDAKKTEQITRTKPKRAQETLMFGNQQNRQPENRGNPYVSSTEKRALNAAGLDALKISLTKENKFPNPKSPRNSLEREVYNPYDKNYEYGKVIVTEEGDEMPHVWDVAPYARYYIGDDRRKRSEKLIPNIRTTTIPPTSTGYHTAYQTQHSPIQTKRSIPIYAEPRYKRDVEIHPEPAWTLLSMWENGHRNRYTNEEYDNEEDADPLEEEDPRNALAWMNVPAYSSYRYGTDTLSPSDIGIVHTHPSGYYDQYENQYGQQLDNGGAHPYVNQYGTLYSQDSYYPTERKYMVAKKRAPSYDPYVNIVPLQMGIQQRGYPPYPHHMVY
- the LOC124422566 gene encoding prohormone-2-like isoform X2; amino-acid sequence: MDFKMLNSWACLLILCTLIVLSVSLPTSLKEDAKKTEQITRTKPKRAQETLMFGNQQNRQPENRGNPYVSSTEKRALNAAGLDALKISLTKENKFPNPKSPRNSLEREVYNPYDKNYEYGKVIVTEEGDEMPHVWDVAPYARYYIGDDRRKRSEKLIPNIRTTTIPPTSTGYHTAYQTQHSPIQTKRRYTNEEYDNEEDADPLEEEDPRNALAWMNVPAYSSYRYGTDTLSPSDIGIVHTHPSGYYDQYENQYGQQLDNGGAHPYVNQYGTLYSQDSYYPTERKYMVAKKRAPSYDPYVNIVPLQMGIQQRGYPPYPHHMVY